Proteins encoded by one window of Pempheris klunzingeri isolate RE-2024b chromosome 14, fPemKlu1.hap1, whole genome shotgun sequence:
- the hephl1b gene encoding ferroxidase HEPHL1, whose product MARTLGLFATGLLFLLPSGAEGGRSRERVYYVGIVEDSWDYAPGGKNLLNGKDVENDEHASVFLEREPHRIGSVYKKAMFREYTDATYSRLAPRPVSLGFLGPILRAEVDDVIVVHLKNFATRNYTMHPHGVFYDKNAEGALYPDGTSNKLKRDDSVPPGGSYTYRWEVRPEFAPTDDDANCLTWVYHSHLDAPRDIASGLIGALLTCKKGILKETNGPVQGQTKPESVVESARNDVDQDVFLMFNVVDENLSWYLEDNIQNCSDPAGVVPEDPDFEESNLMHAINGYMFGNLPGIELCQHRPVAWHLFGMGNEVDIHTAFFHGNTLLDRGHRTDVLSLFPATFATAEMVPKAKGKWLLTCQVNDHLQAGMQAFYEVKICGSEASSTVTDAVVRNYYLAAEKVLWSYAPSGKDLINDVSLTEPDSASEVFFGRDGGRLGGRYQKVIYKEYTDNTFTTTKPPTPDSQHLGILGPVLRAEEGDTLRVTFLNKADGNYSIQPHGLHYDKHFQGSSYEDGVDKPGSHVGPGENFTYTWQVLEGPSSSDSSCIPYLYYSATDPAEDTNSGLVGPLLVCKKETLGVNATQNGVDKEFFLLFSVMDENMSWYLEENIKMFGNNKTNPDDEDFEESNKMHAVNGFMYGNLPGLDMCAGDKVKWYTFGLGTEVDIHGVYFEGNTFKKQSTTRDTISLFPHTTASVAMQPNTPGVFEVSCRVTDHYSAGMRQEYRVNTCAQRKVKHMHTRPTKIVQYFISAEEIEWDYSPERHWELEKHHTTSEDSPGNIFVEKGENRIGSRYKKVVYREYTDDTFTVRKKRQPSQQHLGIIGPIIKAEVGEQIVITFKNKASRPYSISAHGVKASGAHVPVKPGLILELTWDIPKSSGPGVSDPNCISYAYYSNVDFIRDLYSGLLGPLVICRPGTLQPDKVPDRQRADVEKEFALLFMVHDENQSWYLDDNIRTYLGVDPDTFKADEDFEESNMMHGINGKLYGNLHGLMMTQGQKVDWYLLGMGNEVDMHTVHFHAETFTYKTDRVHRADVFDLFPGTFQTVEMVAGNPGTWLLHCHVTDHIHAGMETTFTIKEKSSHASGTAGSTNLLLLSLALGLMVVGGLH is encoded by the exons ATGGCACGGACTTTGGGGCTGTTTGCGACCGGGTTGTTGTTTCTTCTCCCCTCCGGTGCGGAGGGGGGGCGCAGCCGGGAGAGAGTTTACTACGTGGGGATCGTTGAGGACTCGTGGGATTACGCGCCCGGTGGAAAAAACCTCCTTAACGGGAAGGACGTCGAAAATGATGA ACATGCATCTGTATTCCTGGAGAGAGAACCCCACCGTATTGGCAGTGTTTACAAGAAGGCCATGTTCCGAGAGTATACAGATGCTACGTACAGCCGCCTGGCCCCCCGACCAGTGTCGTTGGGCTTCCTGGGGCCCATACTGCGAGCTGAGGTTGATGACGTCATTGTTGTCCACCTCAAGAACTTTGCAACCAGGAACTACACCATGCATCCCCATGGAGTTTTCTATGATAAGAATGCTGAGG GGGCGCTCTATCCAGATGGGACATCAAACAAGTTGAAGAGGGATGACTCTGTTCCTCCGGGAGGGAGCTACACCTACCGCTGGGAGGTCAGACCAGAATTTGCCCCCACAGATGACGATGCCAACTGCCTGACCTGGGTCTACCACTCTCACTTGGATGCCCCCAGGGACATCGCCTCAGGACTTATCGGGGCTCTGCTCACCTGCAAGAAAG GGATCTTGAAGGAGACGAACGGTCCAGTCCAGGGTCAGACAAAGCCAGAGTCTGTTGTAGAGTCCGCCCGAAACGATGTGGACCAAGATGTCTTCCTGATGTTCAACGTGGTGGACGAAAACCTGAGTTGGTACCTGGAGGACAACATTCAGAACTGCTCTGATCCAGCAGGAGTCGTCCCAGAAGACCCAGACTTTGAGGAGTCAAACCTGATGCATG CTATAAATGGGTACATGTTTGGTAACTTGCCCGGAATCGAGTTATGCCAGCACCGTCCGGTAGCCTGGCATTTATTTGGCATGGGCAACGAGGTGGACATTCACACTGCCTTTTTCCACGGGAATACTCTCCTGGACCGCGGCCACCGTACCGACGTCCTCAGCCTGTTCCCTGCCACATTTGCCACAGCTGAGATGGTCCCGAAAGCAAAGGGAAAGTGGCTGCTGACCTGCCAGGTTAATGACCACTTGCAGG CTGGAATGCAGGCCTTTTATGAGGTGAAGATATGTGGCAGTGAGGCCAGCTCTACAGTGACTGACGCTGTTGTGAGGAATTACTACCTGGCAGCAGAGAAAGTGCTGTGGAGCTATGCTCCCTCAGGAAAAGATCTGATTAATGATGTATCCCTCACTGAGCCCGACAG TGCATCAGAGGTGTTTTTTGGCAGAGATGGTGGAAGGCTCGGAGGGCGCTACCAGAAAGTGATATACAAAGAGTACACAGACAATACCTTCACCACCACAAAGCCACCAACACCAGATTCTCAACATTTAGGAATCTTGG GCCCCGTCCTGAGGGCAGAGGAAGGAGACACTCTCAGGGTGACTTTCTTGAATAAAGCTGATGGAAACTACAGCATCCAGCCTCATGGCCTGCACTACGACAAGCACTTCCAGGGAAGCAGCTATGAGGATG GTGTTGACAAGCCAGGCTCCCACGTTGGTCCAGGCGAGAACTTCACCTACACCTGGCAGGTGCTAGAAGGTCCGTCCTCATCTGATTCTTCCTGTATCCCCTACCTGTACTACTCCGCCACTGATCCTGCCGAGGACACCAACTCTGGATTAGTGGGGCCTCTGCTCGTGTGCAAGAAAGAAACGCTGGGAGTGAACGCAACCCAG AATGGTGTGGATAAGGAGTTCttccttctgttttctgtcatggaTGAAAACATGAGCTGGTATTTGGAGGAGAACATCAAGATGTTTGGCAACAATAAGACAAATCCAGACGACGAGGACTTCGAGGAGAGCAATAAAATGCATG CCGTAAATGGATTCATGTATGGGAACCTGCCCGGGCTGGACATGTGTGCCGGGGACAAAGTTAAGTGGTACACCTTTGGGCTAGGAACAGAGGTGGACATCCACGGCGTTTATTTCGAGGGGAACACCTTCAAGAAGCAGAGCACAACGCGCGACACTATCAGCCTGTTCCCACATACCACTGCTTCTGTAGCCATGCAGCCAAACACTCCCG gtgtgtttgaggtgaGCTGCAGAGTAACAGACCACTACTCAGCTGGCATGAGACAGGAGTACAGAGTGAACACCTGCGCGCAACGCAAAGtgaagcacatgcacacaaggcCAACCAAGATTGTGCAATATTTCATTAGTGCTGAAGAAATAGAGTGGGACTACTCACCTGAGAGACACTGGGAGCTGGAGAAGCACCATACCACAtcagaggacag TCCAGGCAATATATTTGTGGAGAAAGGGGAAAACAGAATTGGCTCGCGCTATAAGAAGGTGGTGTACCGGGAATACACTGATGACACCTTCACAGTTCGGAAGAAACGGCAGCCCAGCCAACAGCACTTGGGAATTATTG GTCCAATAATCAAAGCAGAGGTAGGAGAGCAGATCGTGATCACATTCAAGAACAAAGCCAGCCGGCCATACTCGATTAGCGCGCATGGAGTTAAAGCCAGCGGCGCACACGTTCCCGTCAAACCTG GCTTAATTCTCGAGTTGACGTGGGACATTCCTAAAAGCTCTGGACCAGGTGTCTCAGATCCCAACTGCATCTCTTACGCCTACTACTCCAATGTTGATTTTATTAGG GATCTGTACAGTGGTCTCCTGGGGCCTCTGGTGATATGCAGGCCTGGTACATTGCAGCCCGATAAGGTCCCCGACAGACAGAGGGCTGACGTGGAGAAGGAGTTTGCTCTGCTCTTTATGGTGCATGATGAAAACCAGTCCTGGTACTTGGACGACAACATCAGAACGTACCTCGGTGTTGACCCTGATACCTTCAAGGCAGACGAAGACTTTGAGGAAAGTAACATGATGCACG GGATCAATGGTAAGCTGTACGGTAACCTCCATGGACTGATGATGACACAGGGCCAGAAAGTTGACTGGTATCTCCTGGGAATGGGCAACGAAGTGGACATGCACACCGTTCACTTCCATGCTGAGACTTTTACCTACAAG acGGACCGCGTGCACCGTGCAGATGTCTTTGACCTCTTCCCCGGGACTTTCCAAACTGTGGAGATGGTGGCTGGTAACCCAGGTACTTGGTTGCTCCACTGTCATGTGACTGACCACATTCATGCCGGAATGGAGACCACTTTCACCATCAAag AAAAGTCTTCACATG CATCAGGAACAGCAGGCTCCACAaatttgctgctgctgtcgctgGCACTTGGTCTGATGGTTGTAGGTGGACTGCACTAA
- the tmem135 gene encoding transmembrane protein 135 has product MAAFSKIPHSCYEIGHTWNPSCMQCAVDVTRGALEVSFKIYFPLYLIAAILRRRKKDYYLKRLLPEILWSTSFLTANGGLYIVFFCILRKLLGGFYSWSAGFGSALPASYIAILLERKSRRGLLTIYMTNLAIETLFRMAVTRGVIRPIKHGEVLLFSITASLYMFFFRSKDGLKGFTFSALKFIIGKEEIPTHSITAEHICARPLERTAAIEAEDSQASAERPSSRRKTLIAYTRELLESICKKGPRHRCCKHYQDNCISYCVKGFVRMFSVGYLIQCCLKVPSTFRQMFSKPSRLPSLFYNKENFQLGAFLGSFVSIYKGTSCLLRWVRNIDDELHALIAGFLAGISMFFYKSTTISMYLFTKLVETMYFKGIEAGRFPYFPHADTILYAISTAICFQAAVMEVQNLRPAYWKFLLRLTKGRFALMNRQLLDVFGTQASRDFKGFVPKLDPRFTTVLPPGADIQLG; this is encoded by the exons ATGGCCGCCTTCAGCAAAATACCGCACAGCTGCTACGAGATCGGGCACACCTGGAACCCGTCGTGTATGCAGTGTGCTGTGGATGTGACCAGGGGCGCTTTAGAGGTCTCCTTCAAAATATACTTCCCTCTGTACCTG ATAGCAGCAATTTTaaggagaaggaagaaggaTTACTATTTAAAAAGGCTTCTCCCAGAGATCCTGTGGTCTACCTCTTTCCTCACGGCCAATGGAGGTCTCTACATTGTTTTCTTCTGCATTCTCAG GAAACTGTTGGGTGGGTTCTACTCCTGGTCTGCCGGGTTTGGCTCGGCGCTGCCCGCCTCCTACATCGCCATCCTCCTGGAGCGCAAGAGCAG gAGAGGGCTGCTGACGATATACATGACAAATCTT GCCATTGAGACTTTGTTCCGCATGGCAGTGACACGAGGCGTCATCAGACCCATCAAACACGGCGAG GTCCTCTTGTTCAGCATAACTGCGTCGCTCTACATGTTCTTCTTCAG GAGTAAAGATGGTCTCAAAGGCTTCACATTCTCTGCTTTAAA GTTCATCATCGGGAAAGAGGAGATTCCAACTCACTCCATCACGGCCGAACACATCTGCGCGAGACCCCTTGAGAGGACAGCTGCCATAGAGGCCGAGGACTCGCAGGCGTCAGCAGAAAGGCCCAGCTCCAGGAGGAAAACTCTGATAGCCTACACCAGAGAGCTGCTAGAATCAAT ATGCAAAAAGGGCCCAAGACACAGATGTTGTAAACATTATCAAGACAACTGCATTTCTTACTGTGTTAAA GGGTTTGTCAGGATGTTCAGTGTGGGCTACCTGATTCAGTGTTGTCTTAAAGTGCCCTCAACGTTCAGGCAGATGTTCTCCAAACCCTCACgtctcccctccctcttctaCAACAAAGAGAACTTCCAGCTAGGGGCCTTTTTAGGATCATTCGTCAGTATCTACAAG GGAACAAGCTGCTTGCTGCGCTGGGTGCGTAACATTGATGATGAACTCCACGCACTGATTGCTG GCTTCCTGGCCGGTATCTCAATGTTCTTCTACAAAAGCACGACGATATCCATGTATCTCTTCACGAAGCTGGTGGAG ACCATGTACTTCAAGGGCATTGAGGCAGGACGCTTCCCTTACTTTCCTCATGCGGACACGATCCTATATGCCATCTCCACTGCCATCTGTTTCCAAGCT GCTGTGATGGAAGTGCAGAACCTCAGACCTGCATACTGGAAGTTCCTGCTGCGTTTAACCAAGGGCAG GTTCGCTCTGATGAACAGACAGTTGCTAGATGTGTTTGGGACTCAGGCCTCCAGGGACTTTAAAGGCTTTGTGCCCAAACTGGACCCTCGTTTCACCACTGTGCTTCCACCAGGAGCGGACATCCAACTCGGATGA